A region from the Salidesulfovibrio onnuriiensis genome encodes:
- a CDS encoding transporter substrate-binding domain-containing protein: protein MRSTTFVLSFFLILATAHAAWAQTQLRVATEGDYPPFNYMQNGQPAGFDVDIAMALCKAMDAECTIQTVEWAKIIDGLVDGQYDLIVASMARTDERDKLVDFTTPYYRSRTNFIGDPEKLSGISKQQLEGKTLAAMQDTVQAEYLRNNLADVATIKLYSILGEAYADLTSDKIDALLIDSLVAYEFLKSEQGRRFDYIGAPLETSDPSSKACIAVREGDTELREALEEALNQIRLDGTYERINRAYFPFSVY, encoded by the coding sequence ATGCGTTCCACCACTTTCGTCCTATCCTTTTTCCTGATCCTGGCTACCGCCCATGCCGCATGGGCCCAAACGCAACTCCGCGTGGCCACCGAGGGAGACTACCCGCCCTTCAACTACATGCAGAACGGCCAACCCGCCGGATTCGACGTGGACATAGCCATGGCCCTGTGCAAGGCCATGGACGCGGAATGCACCATACAGACCGTGGAGTGGGCCAAGATCATCGACGGCCTGGTGGACGGCCAGTACGACCTCATCGTGGCCAGCATGGCCAGGACCGACGAACGGGACAAGCTGGTGGATTTCACCACGCCCTACTACCGTTCGCGCACCAATTTCATCGGCGATCCGGAAAAACTGAGCGGGATCTCCAAACAGCAACTCGAGGGCAAGACCCTTGCAGCCATGCAGGACACCGTGCAGGCTGAATACCTGCGGAACAACCTTGCGGACGTTGCCACGATAAAACTGTATTCCATCCTGGGAGAGGCCTACGCGGACCTGACGAGCGACAAGATCGATGCCCTCCTCATCGACAGCCTGGTGGCCTATGAATTCCTGAAATCGGAACAGGGCCGCCGCTTCGATTACATCGGCGCCCCCCTGGAGACCTCGGACCCGTCCAGCAAAGCGTGCATCGCTGTCCGCGAGGGCGACACCGAGCTCAGGGAAGCCCTGGAAGAGGCCCTGAACCAGATCAGGCTTGACGGCACCTACGAACGCATCAACCGGGCCTACTTCCCCTTCAGCGTCTACTAG
- a CDS encoding double-cubane-cluster-containing anaerobic reductase produces the protein MSESAYKEMWENLNLDLEAHDGLLEVLGKFYGDIYLSQQGRLKGAEYLDFVLSEVHGLRIKEIMDAKAQGKKVVGTFCVFVPEELTLAANAIQVGLCAGAEAGTEAAEALVPRNTCALIKSFVGFKLARLCPFTESCDMVVGETTCDGKKKTYEAFGDLVNMYVMEVPQQKTETARELWKAEVLRYKDALEKLTGMTITAERLRDAIGIVNEKRRALQRLNELRKAVPAPISGRDALLINQISFYDEPVRFTQKINELCDELESRVAESQGVVPANTPRLMLSGCPMAVPNWKLPYIIESSGAVVVGEESCIGTRNSRDLVVNEGDSLETMIDALAERYMKIDCACFTPNTEREENVEAMAKELDVDGVIHYALMFCQPYAHEALKMDRVLTGAGVPMLAIETDYSMEDVEQLKTRVEAFVEMVK, from the coding sequence ATGTCTGAATCCGCGTACAAGGAAATGTGGGAAAACCTGAACCTGGACCTGGAAGCGCACGACGGGCTGCTTGAGGTGCTGGGCAAATTCTACGGCGACATCTATCTCTCCCAGCAGGGACGGCTCAAGGGAGCCGAATACCTGGACTTCGTGCTTTCCGAAGTCCACGGCCTGCGCATCAAGGAAATCATGGACGCCAAGGCGCAGGGCAAGAAAGTGGTGGGCACCTTCTGTGTCTTCGTTCCCGAGGAGCTGACCCTGGCCGCGAACGCCATCCAGGTGGGCCTGTGCGCCGGCGCCGAGGCCGGAACCGAAGCAGCCGAGGCCCTGGTGCCGCGCAACACCTGCGCGCTCATCAAGTCCTTTGTGGGCTTCAAGCTGGCCCGCCTCTGTCCCTTTACCGAATCCTGCGACATGGTGGTGGGCGAAACCACCTGCGACGGGAAAAAGAAAACCTACGAGGCCTTCGGCGACCTGGTGAACATGTACGTCATGGAAGTGCCGCAGCAGAAGACCGAAACGGCCCGGGAGCTGTGGAAGGCCGAGGTGCTGCGCTACAAGGACGCCCTGGAAAAACTCACCGGAATGACCATCACCGCCGAAAGACTGCGCGACGCCATCGGGATCGTCAATGAAAAGCGCCGGGCCCTGCAGAGGCTGAACGAGCTGCGCAAGGCTGTGCCCGCGCCCATCTCCGGCCGCGACGCCCTGCTCATCAACCAGATCAGCTTCTACGACGAGCCCGTGCGCTTCACCCAGAAGATCAACGAGCTGTGCGACGAGTTGGAAAGCCGGGTGGCCGAATCCCAGGGCGTGGTCCCCGCGAATACCCCCCGCCTCATGCTCTCGGGCTGTCCCATGGCCGTGCCCAACTGGAAGCTGCCCTACATCATCGAAAGCTCCGGCGCGGTGGTGGTCGGGGAGGAATCCTGCATCGGCACCCGCAACAGCCGCGACCTGGTGGTCAACGAGGGCGACAGCCTGGAAACCATGATCGACGCCCTGGCCGAACGGTACATGAAGATCGACTGTGCCTGCTTCACCCCCAACACCGAGCGGGAGGAAAACGTCGAGGCCATGGCCAAGGAGCTGGATGTGGACGGCGTGATCCATTACGCGCTCATGTTCTGCCAGCCCTACGCCCACGAGGCCCTGAAGATGGACCGCGTGCTCACCGGTGCGGGCGTTCCCATGCTCGCCATCGAGACGGACTACAGCATGGAGGACGTGGAACAGCTCAAGACCCGCGTGGAAGCCTTCGTGGAAATGGTCAAGTAA
- a CDS encoding ATP-binding protein, which yields MEPHQQENDITHEESRRRPALIPTLSMYAIIAVVLLCGLALIVGNSLTTINTLATDTRDTLLPSIVERQRTAVNLERLGRFGLTVYMTGDPSMRRQATLTARILSQDAVFESNPVISHKVQEAFKDIGHIARLRSEQEDIARQMETYNAELNTLRSKGRTMLDGGKAPLCQAWHRMMRTLESLDSLKNTEELARAMQDYDAAAGELRTAEPGMADILAELPALKLFTAKRKQLALDSRCTVLWDKVHRSLDETAASLSAAAAMTASNRFTIISEEAESGMSSGIVAMLVFMGTLVIMLFIIHKDVLVPIVNSVRAMVKTQNDRKPMELPKARLREMYDIQASMERSARLMSQIGERTEELERVNAALETEIAERRRTEAELETARAAAEAADKAKSEFLAGMSHEIRTPMNTIMGMAEMMMETDPTPEQRRFIEIFRSSGEHLLGLINDVLDLSKIEAGQLRLEETSISLAETLNGIAALYAAKAQKKKLLLEVVISPKLPGHILGDPIRLGQVLTNLLDNAIKFTHQGSVTLTAEPGPSGIAGEITFSVRDTGIGIPPAVQQKIFDRFTQVDSSTTREYGGTGLGLAICRRLVTTMGGDLILESVPDQGSTFRFTLHFRLPQPSGKKAALQRTVEVKQLTELLNLKTVNILLAEDSESNRELLQFYLAKTACQVDFADHGEAALEKFRENDYDIVLMDIQMPIMDGFEATRRIREYEKENNLPPTPVIAVTANALSEDRGRCIAAGCTFYLSKPITKVDLLKTIASAVGLV from the coding sequence GTGGAGCCCCACCAGCAGGAGAACGACATCACCCATGAGGAGAGCCGCCGCAGGCCGGCGCTCATCCCCACCCTGTCAATGTACGCCATCATCGCCGTGGTGCTTCTCTGCGGCCTGGCCCTCATCGTGGGCAACTCCCTGACCACCATCAACACCCTGGCCACGGACACCCGCGACACGCTGCTGCCCTCCATTGTGGAGCGCCAGCGCACGGCCGTGAACCTGGAGCGCCTGGGACGCTTCGGGCTCACCGTCTACATGACCGGCGATCCCTCCATGCGCCGCCAGGCCACTCTTACGGCGCGCATTCTCTCCCAGGATGCGGTTTTCGAGAGCAACCCGGTCATCAGCCACAAGGTCCAGGAAGCCTTCAAGGACATCGGCCACATTGCCCGGCTCCGCAGTGAGCAGGAGGACATAGCCCGGCAGATGGAGACCTACAACGCCGAGCTGAACACCCTGCGCAGCAAGGGCAGGACAATGCTCGACGGCGGGAAGGCTCCCCTCTGCCAAGCCTGGCACCGCATGATGCGGACCCTGGAATCCCTCGACAGCCTGAAAAATACCGAAGAACTTGCCCGGGCCATGCAGGACTATGACGCCGCGGCCGGTGAGCTGCGCACGGCGGAGCCGGGCATGGCCGACATACTGGCCGAGCTCCCGGCGCTAAAGCTGTTCACGGCCAAGCGAAAACAACTGGCCCTGGACTCCCGGTGCACCGTGCTCTGGGACAAGGTGCACCGCTCCCTGGATGAAACCGCCGCTTCCCTGTCCGCAGCGGCGGCCATGACCGCATCCAACCGGTTCACCATCATTTCCGAAGAGGCGGAATCGGGCATGAGCAGCGGCATTGTGGCCATGCTCGTGTTCATGGGCACCCTGGTCATCATGCTGTTCATCATCCACAAGGACGTGCTCGTGCCTATCGTCAACTCGGTCAGGGCCATGGTCAAGACGCAGAACGACCGCAAACCCATGGAACTGCCCAAGGCCCGGCTGCGGGAAATGTACGACATCCAGGCCTCGATGGAGCGCTCCGCCAGGCTCATGTCCCAGATCGGGGAACGCACCGAGGAACTGGAGCGGGTGAACGCGGCCCTGGAAACCGAGATTGCGGAACGCAGGCGCACCGAGGCCGAACTGGAAACGGCGCGGGCGGCCGCGGAGGCCGCGGACAAGGCCAAGAGCGAATTCCTTGCGGGCATGAGCCACGAGATCCGCACGCCCATGAACACCATCATGGGCATGGCCGAAATGATGATGGAAACCGACCCCACCCCGGAACAGCGCCGCTTCATCGAGATTTTCCGCAGCTCCGGGGAGCACCTGCTCGGCCTCATCAACGACGTGCTCGACCTGTCCAAGATCGAGGCGGGCCAGCTGCGCCTCGAAGAGACCAGCATATCCCTCGCCGAGACCCTCAACGGCATCGCCGCCCTGTATGCGGCCAAGGCGCAGAAGAAAAAACTCCTTCTGGAAGTCGTCATTTCCCCGAAGCTCCCCGGACACATCCTGGGCGACCCCATACGGCTGGGGCAGGTGCTCACCAACCTGCTGGACAACGCCATCAAATTCACCCACCAGGGATCGGTAACGCTCACTGCCGAGCCCGGGCCCTCCGGCATTGCCGGGGAAATCACCTTTTCCGTGCGGGACACGGGCATCGGCATCCCACCGGCCGTGCAGCAAAAGATTTTCGACAGGTTCACCCAGGTGGATTCCTCCACCACCCGTGAATACGGCGGCACCGGGCTGGGTCTGGCCATCTGCCGCAGGCTGGTGACCACCATGGGCGGAGACCTGATTCTGGAAAGCGTGCCGGACCAGGGCTCCACCTTCCGCTTCACCCTGCATTTCCGGCTGCCCCAGCCCTCCGGGAAAAAGGCCGCCCTGCAGCGTACGGTCGAGGTCAAGCAGCTCACCGAACTGCTCAACCTCAAAACCGTGAACATCCTGCTGGCCGAGGATTCCGAGAGCAACCGCGAACTGCTGCAATTCTATCTGGCCAAGACAGCCTGCCAGGTGGACTTTGCCGACCATGGCGAAGCGGCCCTGGAGAAATTCCGGGAAAACGACTACGACATCGTGCTCATGGACATCCAGATGCCCATCATGGACGGCTTCGAGGCCACCCGGCGCATCCGCGAATACGAAAAGGAAAACAACCTGCCGCCCACCCCGGTCATTGCCGTGACCGCCAACGCCCTGAGCGAGGACCGGGGCCGGTGCATTGCGGCGGGCTGCACCTTCTACCTTTCCAAGCCCATCACCAAGGTGGACCTGCTCAAGACCATCGCCAGCGCCGTGGGCCTGGTGTGA